The genomic interval ATCTTTCCCGTTATAATTGAACCCAATGCTTTTAATTTTCGTATTTTTGCACCTATAGATGCAAATCTTCCGATCCCTTAAATATCACAATTACAGACTTTTCTTTACCGGACAATCGATCTCATTGATCGGGACCTGGATGCAACGAGTTGCTATCAGTTGGTTGGTTTACCGTTTGACCGGATCACCTTTTATTTTAGGTCTAATTACTTTTGCCAGCTTAATACCCTCACTAGTCCTTGCTCCTTTCGCCGGTAGCTTAGTAGATCGCTATAATAAGTTTCATATTTTTATTTCTACCCAAATTGTCTTGATGCTGCAAGCCGGAACCTTGGCTCTCATGGTTTGGTTAGACTATTACAATATTGTATGGATCGGTGTGTTAAGTCTCGTTCAGGGTCTCGTCAACTCATTGGATGTTACCGCTCGGCAGTCGCTCGTTGTCAACTTTGTTGAAAAGAAAGAAGACCTGCCCAATGCCATCGCATTAAACTCATCCATGTTCAACGGTGCCCGATTGATCGGCCCGGCTTTAGCGGGCATGATCCTAAGTGCATTTGGAGAGAATATTTGCTTTTTTCTTAATTTCTTGACATATATAGCCGTATTGGTTTGCTTATCACTTATGAAGATCAAGCTAAATCCAACTAAGAAATCGAAAGAAAATATTTGGTTTGACTTAAAAGAGGGTTTTAACTACCTCAAACGATCTCCCAATATATTTTCACTCATCCTACTAATGGCTGCATCAAGTTTAATCATCATACCATTCACAACTTTTCTACCGGTTTTCGCTAAAGATATTTTTCATGGCGACGCGACCACCTTTAGTTGGTTTGAGAGTGCCGGTGGATTAGGTGCGCTGATTGGAGCTATTTATATGGCAACCCTTAAGTCAGCAAGAAACTTTATCAAAATTATTATCCGCTCAAGTTTTATGCTGTCACTATCAGTTCTCGGTTTGGCGCTCGCCCCTACGCTGATTATGGCACTTATCTTTACAGGAACAGCTGCATTGGGCCTGATGTCTCAAAACTCTTCAATTAACACATACCTACAAACCCACACACCTGATAATATGCGAGGAAGAACCATGAGCTATTATATCATGGCGTTTCAAGGTGTTCTGCCTATTGGAACACTTATAATGGGTTACCTGGCCCATCAGATCGGGACGATTACAGTCGTTGCTATGGAGGGGCTTGCAGGTATCCTCATCATGACGAGCTTTATTTTGTACCGCAGAAATAGATTTAAAAATATAAAAGAGCAGTTGGGCTAAAGAGAATGCATAGAATATTATAACCAATGATTGCGTTGATACCAGTCGATTGTTTCCTCTAAACCCAAACCGAGATTGTACCGGGGTGTGAAGCCAAAATCTCTTTGCAAAGCGCTGATATCACATGCCCAATTGACCGCAGTCAATTCATTGATCTTTTCCTTATTTAGCACGGGTGTCGCATCTCGGTTAATATATATCCGCTCCAATAAAGAGGCAAATAGACTGACACCTTTAAATGGTAGATGGAGGCGGATGGCTTTTTTCTTCAGTAATTGCTTAACGGTATCAGCCAACGCATAACGATCGTAAACCTCCCCGTCAGAGATATTATAAAAAGGCTGAAGTCCCCGTTTCTTTAATGAACTGAAAATTACGCTTACCAGGTCTTTAACATAGATAAAACTCAATTGCTGATCAAGCTTCCCAATATAGGGGTCTAAACCACGATTGATACTTTTAATCAGAACAAACAAGTCTCGTTCGCGAGGACCATAGACGGCAGTTGGTCGAAAACCAATCAGAGGCAGATCAGGAATATCTGAAAGATACTGTTCCGCTAACAACTTGCTGGCGCCATAAGCAGTAACAGGCCTGGGCTCTGAATCGTTATAAATTAAACCGTCAAGATTCTTCAAAGGACCTAGAGCAGCGAGGCTGCTCACCAATACAAACTTTTTTAATGTCCTCTGGATCTTCAATGTAGCTAAGGCTAAATTCCTACTGGCTTCCGCATTAATGAGATTATAAACGGTCTGACTCTTTGCTTTTGTAACGCCTGCCGCGTGGATGATGTAGTCGGGGGCGATTCTTTCTAGCTCTTTCGTCAAGGAATACTCCGAAGTATAATCTAAATACACGTAACGAAGAGCCAAGTCTTTTAAATGATCAACTGCACTGCTTTTCCTGACCCCCGCATAAACCTCATAACCTTGTGATATTGCTTCAGTGACAAGGTGATAACCGACAAACCCACTCGCACCAGTTATGAGTATCTTTTCTTTCATATCGGCTTGGTCAAAATTCGATAAGTGCGGTAAGGAACACCTTTAATACGCTCGATCGCTTTGTTGATCAGGTCATTGTCCTCTAAGGTCCATGAAGCCTCCGCATACTCTAGCCCCTTCTCTTGAAAGGCCTTAATGATCATTCCATATAGGCTCACTTCAATTCCCATTTTTCGATAACCATCGATTACCCCTAATACCATAATTCGAATCCCTTTAACTTTTTTCTTTATCGATAGAAGCTTTAAAAATCCAAAAGGAAAGAGCCGTCCGCGCTTTATAGTTTTTAAGATTGGATTAATATCCGGTACTGCTAGGGCAAAAGCGACTAATTTGCCATTCTTTTCGGCAACTAAGCAAAAGTCTGGATCTAAAATTAATTTTAGGTCTTTGGCCATATGATCAAACTCGCTATCTGTCATGGGTACGAAACCCAAGTTATGATCCCATGCCTGATTGTATACATCCTTCAAAGCACGTGCTTCTTCTTTGAAGTTTTTCATATCGATTTTACGTACATGAACGCCATTTCGAGCTAAGCGATTTTTAAGTCCTGTAAGGAGGCTGACTGACCTGTCATCATAATCATTACCATCATAATAATAGGCTCTCAAATCAACCTTTTTTTGAAAGCCATATTGTTCAAGTAAATCTAAGTAATAAGGGAAGTTATAGGGCATCATTACCCTCGGCATACCATCAAAGCCCTTAACCAGAAGTCCACAAGTTTCATTGGTAGAGAAATTTGTTGGTCCCGTCATTGATTCCATGCCTGCCTCGCGCAGCCACATCATGGCTGTATCCAGCAGTGCATTAGCCACTTCTTGATCATTGATACAATCAAAAAAGCCAAAAAAACCTTCCTTTAGTTGATAAACTCGATTATAGTTATTGTTGTTAATTGCGGCAATCCGACCAACAATAACTTCTCCATCATATGCCAGGAAGAGCTTTACGTCTGAATGTTCATGAAATGGATGTTTGCCCGGTGTCAACATATCCCGTTGAGCTATGAACAGCTCGGGGACATAATAGGGATCATCTTTATATAGTTCATGCGGAAAATCGATAAAAGACTTTAACGCCCCTTTACCGTCGACTGGCACTGTCCTGATCATATTGCGATAGTAACAGGGTCTCCCTGAACGAGTTTATAGGCATCTGCGATTTTCTCTACAGCTTCATCTATCTGCTTAAAGGTATGAGTCGCCATCAGCGAGAAGCGGATAAGCGAATCTTCTGACGCGACAGCCGGCGATACAACTGGGTTAACAAAAACCCCGTTATTGTGTAAAATATTCGTCATCCGGAATGTCTTATCGTTATCTCGGATATAAATTGGGAGAATTGGGCTTTCTGAGTTTCCAATATCCAGACCAGCTTCTTTCAGTAAGCGAGTAGCATAATACGTGTTATCCCATAATTTTTTTATACGCTCTGGTTCGGATTCAATTATCTCCAATGCCGCCAAAACACTAGCAACCGATGCCGGCGGCATACTGGCACTAAACATCAATGATCTGGCACGATGTTTTATGAACTCAATAGCTGATTCGGTTCCGGCCACGAATCCGCCTAAGGAAGCGAGGGATTTACTGAATGTGCCCATAATAAGGTCCACCTCGTCGTCCAATCCATAATGAGATGCGGTACCGGCACCTTGGTGACCAATAACACCCAAGCTATGAGCATCATCAATCATAATATTAACACCAAATTCATCACTTAATTCGACAATCTCAGGAAGTTTCACCAGGTCACCTTCCATACTAAAAATACCATCTACGACAATAAGCTTTGCAGCATCCACCGGAAGGCGACTAAGTTTGCTCCGCAAGTCCTCCATGTTGTTATGGTCGTATTTTAATGTTTTTGAAAAAGAAAGCCTACTGCCATCAATAATAGAAGCATGATTAGACTCATCAAGAATTAAATAATCATTCCGATCTAGAAGACACGATATTACCCCCAAGTTGACCTGAAAGCCCGTGCTGAAGAGTACCGCTGCCTCCTTATTAACATATTTTGCCAATCGGTTTTCGAGTTCCAAATGAATATCAAGAGTTCCGTTCAGAAACCTTGAACCCGCACATCCTGTGCCGTATTTGTCAATCGCTGCTTTCGATGCTTCCTTAATCTTCGGATGATTTGTTAAGCCCAAATAGGAATTTGATCCAAACATGAGCACCTTTTTGCCGTTGATTATAACTTCTGTATCTTGAGCAGATTCTATCGACCGGAAATAAGGATAAATTCCTTTTTTCTTAATAACGTCTGCATCTTTAAAGGCTGCTATCCGTTCGTATAACTTTTTACCCATGTTAAATTTCTTAATACTTGTTAATGTATATTGTTACCTTTATGATGAGAATACCTTATTATTACTAGACTAAGTGTAAATTTTTATTAACAGTAATTTAATATTTAGGTGTTTTACAGGGGTATATCTCTCTTGAAATCCCCAACCCATAAAAACACAAAACACTCATTACCATTACATTAAAAAGAATTAATACAATAATCCCACCTTGTAACAGTTCAGTATAACAAAAACTGTACTAAAAACTTCTGCGACGTTTTATTAATCCGTCTGTCGAGTACGATCCAGAGCCCATAACCAAGAAAAGAATCAGCAGGAACAATACCAGAACAGATATCCACAATTCTGAATTAAGGTATGAAAGACCTTGGGTAATGTTAACGAAGAAAACGGCACCAATTAGTATCGGGAGTTGAAAAATGATAAAGATTCGCGTCAACAGACCAAATGCAATGAAAATACCACCGACCAAATGAGCAAAAGCTACATAGTGAACAATAGCCCAAGCGTTCGGCTGAAAACTGGTATTCTCTAAAACCCGTAAAACTGAATTGGTATCAGCAATAAACTGGACACCTTTTACAAAAATAAATATTCCGAGAGCGATTCGTAGAACGTCCAACCATTGTGGATGATGGGTATCACCCCAGTATTCCACCTTTTGAATTAAGTTCATAATATACCTCCTTTCAGGATGTTATATTAAAGTTACCGATATAAAATCCAAAAAAGAAAAATATTTTTCTTAATAACTAAGTAAAGAGATCACTACTCAAATAACGGTCTCCCCGATCGCATGCTATAAAAACAACAACACCTTCTTTTAATTCAGAGGCTATTTTTAATGCAACTGCACAAGCCCCTCCACTGCTCATTCCAACGAAAATACCCTCATGTTTTGCTAATTTCCTTGCTGTCTCAGCTGCTTCTACCTCAGAAACATCCATTGTTCTATCAACACGGGACGGATCAAATATTTTTGGCAAATACTCTTCCGGCCATCGTCTTATACCGGGTATGGACGACTCTTCAGTTGGTTGACAACCGATAATTTGAATTTCATTTTTTTGTTCTTTAAAAAACCTCGAACAACCCATAATAGTTCCCGTCGTACCCATTGAGCTTACAAAGTGGGTGATCTCCCCATCCGTATCCCGCCAAATTTCGGGTCCGGTTGTTTGGTAATGAGCTAAATAGTTATCATTATTAGCAAATTGATTCAGCAAAAAATAATCCTCTGTTTGACCTTTCTCTTCAGCATAATCACGACAATCCTCAATCGAGTCCAGCAAGGTTACCTTTGCCCCAAAAGCTTGCATGGTCAAGGTTCGTTCTCTAGTAGAACTTTCTGGCATAACCAATTCGATTTCCAACCCGTAGATGCCAGCCATCATCGCTAATGCGATTCCCGTATTCCCGCTGGTCGCTTCAATCAAGCGAGTTCCTTTTTTAATATCACCCCGCTCTATGGCACTTCGAATCATATTTAGGGCAGCACGGTCTTTGACACTGCCACCCGGATTTGATCCTTCTAATTTTACCAAAACACGCACATTAGAGTTACTATTCAGTCGTTTTAATTCTACGAGCGGCGTATTCCCTATGGTATCAATTATAGTTTTCATCACTATGTCTTGCTTTTTGCTTCTATTACTTTGATTGTTGGCTGATGATATACCGTAGCATACGGAGGGACACTTCGCGTAAGCCATACGTTACCTCCAATTGTACAATGCTTACCAATGATTGTTTCTCCGCCTAAGATAGTCGCACCGGCGTATAACACCACGTGGTCCTCAATCGTTGGATGGCGCTTTACATCAACCATTAACTTATCAACGCTAAGAGCACCCAAGGTCACACCTTGGTAAATCTTAACATGGTTCCCGATAATAGTTGTCTCACCGATAACGACTCCAGTTCCATGATCTATACAAAGATAATCACCGATTGTAGCGCCAGGATGAATGTCTATTCCGGTTTTGGAGTGAGCCAGCTCCGTTAAAAGTCGCGGAATTAAAGGTACATCAAGTTTAAACAGTGCATTTGCAATTCTATAAAACGCTATCGCAATAAAACCCGGATAAGCGCGAATGATCTCAAAGGTATTCTTTGCTGCCGGATCCCCCTGCTGTATAGCGGTAATATCCGTATTCATTTTCCGATAGATCTCCGGAAAATCATCAAAAAACACCTTGGCCACCACTTCATTGTTACAGTCGTCACACGCCTTCGTAACATCCAGTATCCTGACAAGTTCCTTTTCTAGTCTCGTAAAGTGATCCTTCACTTCTTCCAGAGTGGAGAACGCCCCTTCTGAGCGCTCCGGAAAAGCAAAGTTAAGCACATCATTGATCCATTTCTCGATCACAGCATTAGACGAAACTGTTTCGTGCAGCTTTTGCTTTTTAAAAATATGAAGATAAAACTCTTCTGTACTCATGTTCATTGTATTTATTCATCTGACTCCGGTTCGATCATGGCCCCCAGAATGAGGAGTTTGTCTATTCGCAAGCCATCCATATCAACAATCTCAATCTTCAACCCTTCTATATCAACTTTCTCGCCAGTAGTAGGAATAGCGCGAAGCTTATGGAGGATGAAACCCGATATTGTAGTGTATTTAGAATGATCCTCTTCGATCAGCTCTCTTCCGAAGAACTGATTTATGGCCAACACCGATGTCTTCCCATCAACTAAGAACGTCCCGTCACTTCTTTCCAAGATACTGGTTTCCTCATCTTCATCCGGAAGATCTCCAACAATAGCCTCAAATAAATCATGTATCGTTACAATTCCAACCACACCACCATATTCGTCGACCACAATAGCTATATACTGCTTCTCCGCTTTAAATGTATTTAAGATATTAAACGACGCTGTATTCTGAGAAATAATGATTGGCTTACGGAGAATAGATTGTATATCGAAGTTTTCTGTTCTAAAATTTTCAAGAAAATCTTTGATATAGACAACCCCCTTTATGTTGTCTATCGAGCCCTCTGAAACGATAAATTTTGAATGCACACTTTCTTTAACCTGATCAAAAATATCATCAGCGCTATCCTCTGAATTGATCCATTCTAATTCAGACCGGTGCGTCAGCATAGACTTGGCAGTCTGATCAGTAAACATAAAGAGGTTTTGGTGCACCTGGGTCTCTTCGTTTTCTAACACCCCCTGACTATGGGCAGTTTTGAGCATAAATCTAAGTTCATCCTCACTGATTTTCTCTCCATTTTTTTCTTTTATACCAAACAACTTGATAATTAAAGCAGTAGAAAAAGAAAGAAGCTTGACAAAAGGATACGCAATAAAGGTGAAGTACCGTATGATCGGTACAGCAAATAAAGCGATTGGCTCCGCGTTGTTCATTGCGATTGTTTTCGGGACCAGCTCACCGATTACAATAGAGACATAGGTGATTCCACCAATGACAATCACCATAGCAACCGTGTTCACCGAATCTCCTAAAAAGGAGAAACGAGAAAGATATGCGGCCATATCGCCTGTTAGAGCTGCCCCTCCATATGCACCCGATATAATCCCGATAAGCGTAATACCCACCTGAACCGACGACAGGAAGTTTTCTGGATTTTTTAGAAGTTTCAATACCATTGCGGCTCGTCGGTTACCTTGCGCGGCAAGGTGTTCAAATTTTCCTTTTTTTACTGAAACTAAAGCAATTTCTGACAACGCAAAAAAACCATTCAATAATATTAAGATTAAAATAATCAGTATTTCCATCTACGGTAAGCCAAATTTTGCGTTTCGAGGTATTATCTCCATGCTGTTCAAGAGAAGTAAAGTTAATGATTGTTTTGCATATTTAAGAGTTTCTTTTCCCACCGGCTTTTGTTCTTCGTTGATTTTTCCAAACCTCCAGTTTAGCGATACTCTATTTTTTTCGCGTAAAAGGTCGGCTTACTCATTAATGGTTTTTATAATACCAATTTCACCTAAAATACAGACCCTTCAAAGATAAATAATTTCATACTCGGTTAGAATTTGTATTAGATGCTCCCGTTCTGAACCCGTAGT from Pedobacter indicus carries:
- a CDS encoding MFS transporter; amino-acid sequence: MQIFRSLKYHNYRLFFTGQSISLIGTWMQRVAISWLVYRLTGSPFILGLITFASLIPSLVLAPFAGSLVDRYNKFHIFISTQIVLMLQAGTLALMVWLDYYNIVWIGVLSLVQGLVNSLDVTARQSLVVNFVEKKEDLPNAIALNSSMFNGARLIGPALAGMILSAFGENICFFLNFLTYIAVLVCLSLMKIKLNPTKKSKENIWFDLKEGFNYLKRSPNIFSLILLMAASSLIIIPFTTFLPVFAKDIFHGDATTFSWFESAGGLGALIGAIYMATLKSARNFIKIIIRSSFMLSLSVLGLALAPTLIMALIFTGTAALGLMSQNSSINTYLQTHTPDNMRGRTMSYYIMAFQGVLPIGTLIMGYLAHQIGTITVVAMEGLAGILIMTSFILYRRNRFKNIKEQLG
- a CDS encoding NAD-dependent epimerase/dehydratase family protein — its product is MKEKILITGASGFVGYHLVTEAISQGYEVYAGVRKSSAVDHLKDLALRYVYLDYTSEYSLTKELERIAPDYIIHAAGVTKAKSQTVYNLINAEASRNLALATLKIQRTLKKFVLVSSLAALGPLKNLDGLIYNDSEPRPVTAYGASKLLAEQYLSDIPDLPLIGFRPTAVYGPRERDLFVLIKSINRGLDPYIGKLDQQLSFIYVKDLVSVIFSSLKKRGLQPFYNISDGEVYDRYALADTVKQLLKKKAIRLHLPFKGVSLFASLLERIYINRDATPVLNKEKINELTAVNWACDISALQRDFGFTPRYNLGLGLEETIDWYQRNHWL
- the spt gene encoding serine palmitoyltransferase, which codes for MGKKLYERIAAFKDADVIKKKGIYPYFRSIESAQDTEVIINGKKVLMFGSNSYLGLTNHPKIKEASKAAIDKYGTGCAGSRFLNGTLDIHLELENRLAKYVNKEAAVLFSTGFQVNLGVISCLLDRNDYLILDESNHASIIDGSRLSFSKTLKYDHNNMEDLRSKLSRLPVDAAKLIVVDGIFSMEGDLVKLPEIVELSDEFGVNIMIDDAHSLGVIGHQGAGTASHYGLDDEVDLIMGTFSKSLASLGGFVAGTESAIEFIKHRARSLMFSASMPPASVASVLAALEIIESEPERIKKLWDNTYYATRLLKEAGLDIGNSESPILPIYIRDNDKTFRMTNILHNNGVFVNPVVSPAVASEDSLIRFSLMATHTFKQIDEAVEKIADAYKLVQGDPVTIAI
- a CDS encoding DoxX family protein; translation: MNLIQKVEYWGDTHHPQWLDVLRIALGIFIFVKGVQFIADTNSVLRVLENTSFQPNAWAIVHYVAFAHLVGGIFIAFGLLTRIFIIFQLPILIGAVFFVNITQGLSYLNSELWISVLVLFLLILFLVMGSGSYSTDGLIKRRRSF
- the cysM gene encoding cysteine synthase CysM; this encodes MKTIIDTIGNTPLVELKRLNSNSNVRVLVKLEGSNPGGSVKDRAALNMIRSAIERGDIKKGTRLIEATSGNTGIALAMMAGIYGLEIELVMPESSTRERTLTMQAFGAKVTLLDSIEDCRDYAEEKGQTEDYFLLNQFANNDNYLAHYQTTGPEIWRDTDGEITHFVSSMGTTGTIMGCSRFFKEQKNEIQIIGCQPTEESSIPGIRRWPEEYLPKIFDPSRVDRTMDVSEVEAAETARKLAKHEGIFVGMSSGGACAVALKIASELKEGVVVFIACDRGDRYLSSDLFT
- the epsC gene encoding serine O-acetyltransferase EpsC, which gives rise to MSTEEFYLHIFKKQKLHETVSSNAVIEKWINDVLNFAFPERSEGAFSTLEEVKDHFTRLEKELVRILDVTKACDDCNNEVVAKVFFDDFPEIYRKMNTDITAIQQGDPAAKNTFEIIRAYPGFIAIAFYRIANALFKLDVPLIPRLLTELAHSKTGIDIHPGATIGDYLCIDHGTGVVIGETTIIGNHVKIYQGVTLGALSVDKLMVDVKRHPTIEDHVVLYAGATILGGETIIGKHCTIGGNVWLTRSVPPYATVYHQPTIKVIEAKSKT
- a CDS encoding hemolysin family protein encodes the protein MEILIILILILLNGFFALSEIALVSVKKGKFEHLAAQGNRRAAMVLKLLKNPENFLSSVQVGITLIGIISGAYGGAALTGDMAAYLSRFSFLGDSVNTVAMVIVIGGITYVSIVIGELVPKTIAMNNAEPIALFAVPIIRYFTFIAYPFVKLLSFSTALIIKLFGIKEKNGEKISEDELRFMLKTAHSQGVLENEETQVHQNLFMFTDQTAKSMLTHRSELEWINSEDSADDIFDQVKESVHSKFIVSEGSIDNIKGVVYIKDFLENFRTENFDIQSILRKPIIISQNTASFNILNTFKAEKQYIAIVVDEYGGVVGIVTIHDLFEAIVGDLPDEDEETSILERSDGTFLVDGKTSVLAINQFFGRELIEEDHSKYTTISGFILHKLRAIPTTGEKVDIEGLKIEIVDMDGLRIDKLLILGAMIEPESDE